A region from the Lysobacter antibioticus genome encodes:
- a CDS encoding DsbC family protein — protein sequence MKRIIFAVLGAISLSACAQAPQGAAAKSDPAAPAKTAAAAKGAAPEVKAGSADALAVEAIRQLNPNVSIDKVGPSPVPGFREALAQGQVVYVSDDGRYLFLPGSGGALFDTQAKKNLSESSLAGMRKDLLKTIPASERIVFAPANPKHTVTIFTDVECGYCRKLHSEIAEYNRQGIAVEYLAFPRMGIGSEDYKKMVSVWCAADRRKALTDAKSEQSIPNKDCKNTVTMQYNVGQRAGLTGTPMILTSEGIQLGGYVPPAQLREALDKIAADAKPAASGAKPTAAVAVPTGGR from the coding sequence ATGAAGCGCATCATTTTCGCCGTGCTCGGCGCGATCAGCCTGTCCGCCTGTGCCCAGGCGCCGCAGGGCGCCGCCGCCAAGAGCGATCCGGCCGCCCCCGCCAAGACTGCAGCCGCCGCCAAGGGGGCGGCGCCGGAGGTCAAGGCCGGCAGCGCCGATGCGCTGGCCGTCGAGGCCATCCGCCAGCTCAATCCCAACGTCAGCATCGACAAGGTCGGCCCGTCGCCGGTGCCGGGCTTCCGCGAAGCGCTGGCCCAGGGCCAGGTCGTGTACGTCAGCGACGACGGCCGTTACCTGTTCCTGCCGGGCTCGGGCGGCGCGCTGTTCGACACCCAGGCCAAGAAGAACCTCAGCGAAAGCAGCCTCGCCGGCATGCGCAAGGACCTGCTGAAGACCATCCCGGCCAGCGAGCGCATCGTCTTCGCGCCGGCCAATCCGAAGCACACGGTGACGATCTTCACCGACGTCGAGTGCGGCTACTGCCGCAAGCTGCACAGCGAGATCGCCGAGTACAACCGTCAGGGCATCGCGGTCGAGTACCTGGCGTTCCCGCGCATGGGCATCGGCAGCGAGGACTATAAGAAGATGGTCTCGGTCTGGTGCGCGGCCGACCGCCGCAAGGCCCTGACCGACGCCAAGAGCGAGCAGAGCATTCCGAACAAGGACTGCAAGAACACCGTCACCATGCAATACAACGTCGGCCAGCGTGCGGGCCTGACCGGCACGCCGATGATCCTGACCTCCGAGGGCATCCAGCTCGGTGGCTACGTGCCGCCGGCGCAGTTGCGCGAGGCGCTGGACAAGATCGCCGCCGACGCCAAGCCGGCCGCCTCCGGCGCCAAGCCGACCGCGGCCGTCGCCGTGCCGACCGGCGGACGCTGA
- the purL gene encoding phosphoribosylformylglycinamidine synthase — protein sequence MIVLEGHSALSSFRRERLQARLSALHPSIRLLDAWPVYWVEPDTGATPDDATLRRILQAEPHEAARTDAAVSRYVTPRLGTLSPWASKATELLRGAGQPVKRVERGTRYDLEGWPSDAATQGALAKVLHDPMTQSLLEARDDAAALFAVPARGELERIPLDELESANGRLGLALADDEIGYLRERYAALGRTPSDVELMMFAQANSEHCRHKIFNASWTLEGREQPQSLFKMIKHTHAHTPENTLSAYSDNAAVVEGYPARRFRPQPGSQAYAAEAQIPSAFCIKVETHNHPTAIAPFPGASTGNGGEIRDEGATGRGGRPKAGLCGFSVSHLRIPTLPQPWEGERALNPRMAPALEIMLDGPLGAAAFNNEFGRPNLVGYFRSFELSEGQAGNASLARAYDKPIMLAGGLGAIDRVQVAKLGLKPGHAVIVLGGPAMLIGLGGGAASSVASGDSAEALDFASVQRDNPEMERRCQEVIDRCVALGDANPIDSAHDVGAGGLSNAIPELLHDSSLGGVIDLAKVPSDDPSLSPMQLWCNESQERYVLGLPADRVADFAAICERERCPFAVVGYATAEERLVVGYGATVETVYGENDSATAYPIDLPMDLLFGKPPKMHRDTRYPADAPWPALQWGGLDLRDAGLRVLAHPTVAAKNFLITIGDRTVGGLVARDQMIGPWQLPLADCAITLSDFDGHVGEAMAIGERTPLALLDAAAAARMAVGEAITNLCAAPVESLNRIKLSANWMAAASHPGEDALLFDAVKAVGLELCPELELSIPVGKDSLSMQAQWGSGENASKSVSPVSLIVSAFAPVVDVRQQLTPLLSRDTDSELWLIGLGAGKQRLGGSVLAQCHPEAGSEGGLPAFAGLPGEGTRHETGVPDLDSPQRLRDFFELIRDAREAGLLLAYHDRSDGGAFAALSEMAFCSRLGLDISLDGWGEDPFRTLFNEELGAIVQIAAEDRAEFADLVARHGLIDCAQRIAKPTTAAAVRVKEDGKVLVEWRWDELFDAWWSTSHALQKLRDNPECADEERAIARDFNAPGLKPKLSFDAAEDVAAPFINTGARPKVAILREQGVNGQIEMAAAFDSAGFEAFDVHMSDLISGRFRLEDFKGFAACGGFSYGDVLGAGRGWATSILERSALRDAFAAFFAREDSFSLGVCNGCQMLAQLKPIVPGAEHWPVFLRNRSEQFEARLGLLEVAESPSLFFRGMAGSRIPVAVAHGEGQASFASNLDQSAANVSLRYIDGDGRVADRYPLNPNGSPDGIAGLTSNDGRATILMPHPERTLRNANFSWSPRDWSGDSPWLRMFRNARVWVG from the coding sequence ATGATCGTCCTCGAGGGCCATTCGGCCCTGTCTTCGTTCCGCCGCGAGCGTCTCCAAGCTCGACTGTCCGCCCTTCATCCGAGTATCCGCCTGCTCGATGCCTGGCCCGTCTACTGGGTCGAGCCCGACACCGGCGCTACGCCCGACGACGCGACCCTGCGCCGCATCCTCCAGGCCGAACCGCATGAAGCCGCCCGTACCGATGCGGCCGTTTCGCGTTACGTGACGCCGCGCCTCGGCACCTTGTCGCCGTGGGCGAGCAAGGCCACCGAATTGCTGCGCGGCGCCGGCCAGCCGGTCAAGCGCGTCGAACGCGGTACCCGTTACGACCTCGAAGGCTGGCCGAGCGACGCCGCCACCCAGGGCGCGCTGGCCAAGGTCCTGCACGACCCGATGACCCAGTCGCTGCTGGAAGCGCGCGACGACGCGGCGGCGCTGTTCGCCGTGCCCGCGCGCGGCGAGCTCGAGCGCATTCCTCTGGACGAACTCGAGTCGGCCAACGGCCGGCTCGGTCTGGCCCTGGCCGACGACGAGATCGGCTACCTGCGCGAGCGCTACGCCGCGCTCGGCCGCACCCCGTCCGACGTCGAGCTGATGATGTTCGCGCAGGCCAATTCCGAACACTGCCGGCACAAGATCTTCAATGCTTCGTGGACGCTCGAAGGCCGCGAGCAGCCGCAGTCGCTGTTCAAGATGATCAAGCACACCCACGCGCATACGCCGGAGAACACGCTTTCGGCATACAGCGATAACGCGGCGGTGGTCGAGGGCTATCCGGCGCGACGGTTCCGCCCGCAGCCGGGCAGCCAGGCTTATGCGGCCGAAGCGCAGATCCCTTCGGCGTTCTGCATCAAGGTCGAAACCCATAACCACCCGACCGCGATCGCGCCGTTCCCCGGTGCCAGCACCGGCAACGGCGGCGAGATCCGCGACGAAGGCGCGACCGGCCGCGGCGGCCGTCCGAAGGCCGGCCTGTGCGGTTTCAGCGTCTCGCACCTGCGCATCCCGACTCTGCCGCAGCCGTGGGAAGGCGAACGCGCGCTCAATCCGCGCATGGCGCCGGCCCTGGAAATCATGCTCGACGGCCCGCTCGGCGCGGCCGCGTTCAACAACGAATTCGGCCGCCCGAACCTGGTCGGTTACTTCCGCAGCTTCGAGCTGTCCGAAGGTCAGGCCGGCAACGCCAGCCTGGCCCGCGCCTACGACAAGCCGATCATGTTGGCCGGCGGTCTCGGCGCGATCGATCGGGTCCAGGTCGCCAAGCTCGGCCTGAAGCCGGGCCATGCGGTGATCGTGCTCGGCGGCCCGGCGATGCTGATCGGCCTGGGCGGCGGCGCGGCCAGCTCGGTCGCTTCAGGCGACAGCGCCGAAGCGCTCGATTTCGCCAGCGTCCAGCGCGACAACCCGGAAATGGAGCGTCGCTGCCAGGAAGTCATCGACCGCTGCGTCGCGCTCGGCGACGCCAACCCGATCGACAGCGCCCACGACGTCGGCGCCGGCGGTCTGTCGAATGCCATCCCGGAACTGCTGCACGACTCCAGCCTCGGCGGCGTGATCGATCTGGCCAAGGTGCCGAGCGACGACCCCTCGCTGTCGCCGATGCAACTGTGGTGCAACGAGTCGCAGGAACGTTACGTGCTCGGCCTGCCGGCCGACCGCGTCGCCGATTTCGCCGCGATCTGCGAGCGCGAGCGTTGCCCCTTCGCCGTGGTCGGCTATGCGACCGCGGAAGAGCGCCTGGTGGTCGGTTACGGCGCGACGGTCGAGACGGTTTATGGCGAGAACGATAGCGCCACCGCTTACCCCATCGACTTGCCGATGGACCTGCTGTTCGGCAAGCCGCCGAAGATGCATCGCGACACCCGTTATCCCGCCGACGCGCCGTGGCCGGCGCTGCAGTGGGGCGGGCTGGATCTGCGCGACGCCGGCCTGCGCGTGCTCGCGCACCCGACCGTCGCGGCCAAGAACTTCCTCATCACCATCGGCGACCGCACCGTCGGCGGCCTGGTCGCGCGCGACCAGATGATCGGCCCCTGGCAGCTGCCGCTGGCCGATTGCGCGATCACCCTGTCGGACTTCGACGGCCACGTCGGCGAAGCGATGGCGATCGGCGAACGCACGCCGCTGGCCTTGCTCGATGCCGCCGCTGCCGCGCGCATGGCGGTCGGCGAGGCCATCACCAACCTGTGCGCCGCGCCGGTCGAATCGCTCAACCGTATCAAGCTGTCGGCGAATTGGATGGCGGCTGCCTCGCATCCGGGCGAAGACGCGCTGCTGTTCGACGCGGTCAAGGCGGTCGGCCTGGAGCTGTGTCCCGAGCTCGAACTGAGCATCCCGGTCGGCAAGGATTCCTTGTCGATGCAGGCGCAATGGGGCTCGGGCGAGAACGCCTCGAAGTCGGTCTCGCCGGTGTCCTTGATCGTCAGCGCCTTCGCGCCGGTGGTCGATGTGCGCCAGCAACTGACCCCGCTGTTGTCGCGCGACACCGACAGCGAGCTGTGGCTGATCGGCCTCGGCGCCGGTAAGCAGCGCCTCGGCGGTTCGGTGCTGGCCCAGTGCCATCCGGAAGCCGGCAGCGAGGGCGGCTTGCCGGCCTTCGCCGGCCTGCCCGGCGAGGGCACGCGCCACGAGACCGGTGTGCCCGATCTCGACAGCCCGCAGCGCCTGCGCGATTTCTTCGAGCTGATCCGCGACGCGCGCGAAGCCGGCTTGCTGCTCGCTTATCACGACCGCAGCGACGGCGGCGCCTTCGCCGCGCTGTCGGAAATGGCGTTCTGCTCGCGTCTGGGCCTCGATATCAGCCTCGACGGCTGGGGCGAGGATCCGTTCCGCACCTTGTTCAACGAAGAGCTCGGCGCGATCGTGCAGATCGCCGCCGAGGACCGCGCCGAATTCGCCGACCTGGTCGCCCGCCACGGCCTGATCGATTGCGCCCAGCGCATCGCCAAGCCGACCACGGCCGCCGCGGTGCGGGTGAAAGAAGACGGCAAGGTCCTGGTCGAGTGGCGCTGGGACGAGCTGTTCGACGCTTGGTGGTCGACCAGCCATGCGCTGCAGAAGCTGCGCGACAACCCCGAGTGCGCCGACGAAGAGCGGGCGATCGCGCGCGACTTCAACGCGCCGGGCTTGAAGCCCAAGCTGAGCTTCGATGCCGCTGAGGATGTCGCCGCACCCTTCATCAACACCGGCGCGCGCCCGAAGGTCGCGATCCTGCGCGAGCAAGGCGTCAACGGCCAGATCGAAATGGCCGCGGCCTTCGATAGCGCCGGTTTCGAAGCCTTCGACGTGCACATGAGCGACCTGATCAGCGGCCGCTTCCGGCTCGAAGACTTCAAGGGCTTCGCCGCCTGCGGCGGTTTCAGTTACGGCGACGTGCTCGGTGCCGGCCGCGGCTGGGCGACCAGCATCCTCGAACGCAGCGCCCTGCGCGACGCCTTCGCCGCGTTCTTCGCCCGCGAAGACAGCTTCTCGCTCGGCGTCTGCAACGGTTGCCAGATGCTGGCCCAGCTCAAGCCGATCGTTCCCGGCGCCGAGCATTGGCCGGTGTTCCTGCGCAACCGCAGCGAACAGTTCGAAGCGCGCCTGGGCCTGCTGGAAGTGGCCGAGTCGCCGTCGCTGTTCTTCCGCGGCATGGCCGGCTCGCGCATCCCGGTCGCGGTCGCCCACGGCGAAGGCCAGGCCAGCTTCGCCAGCAACCTCGACCAGAGCGCCGCCAACGTCTCGCTGCGCTACATCGACGGCGACGGCCGCGTCGCCGACCGCTACCCGCTCAACCCGAACGGCTCGCCCGACGGCATCGCCGGCCTGACCAGCAACGACGGTCGCGCCACGATCCTGATGCCGCACCCCGAGCGCACCCTGCGCAACGCCAACTTCAGCTGGTCGCCGCGCGACTGGAGCGGCGACTCGCCGTGGCTGCGCATGTTCCGCAATGCGCGGGTGTGGGTGGGGTAA